A window of the Enterobacteriaceae bacterium 4M9 genome harbors these coding sequences:
- a CDS encoding phosphatase, with protein MYPVDLHMHTVASTHAYSTLHDYIAVAKEKGISLFAITDHGPDMADAPHYWHFINMRIWPRMVDGVGILRGIEANIKNTKGEIDCTGPMLDALDLIIAGFHEPVFPPQDKASHTEAMIATMANGDVHIISHPGNPKFPVDIPAIAAAAAQYQVALELNNSSFTHSRVGSAPNCRAIAEAVRDAGGWLALGSDSHTAFTLGEFNACRKILDEVEFPEDRILNVSPRRLLNFLEARGKAPILELSAL; from the coding sequence ATGTACCCCGTTGATTTGCATATGCACACCGTCGCCAGTACCCATGCTTACAGTACGCTTCATGACTATATTGCGGTTGCCAAAGAGAAAGGGATCTCGCTTTTTGCTATCACCGATCACGGTCCGGATATGGCAGATGCGCCGCACTACTGGCACTTCATCAATATGCGAATCTGGCCGCGAATGGTCGATGGCGTAGGTATTTTGCGCGGCATTGAGGCCAACATTAAAAATACCAAAGGCGAAATTGACTGCACAGGTCCCATGCTGGATGCCCTGGATCTCATTATTGCAGGCTTTCACGAGCCGGTTTTCCCGCCGCAGGATAAAGCGAGCCATACCGAGGCGATGATTGCCACAATGGCCAACGGCGACGTGCACATTATAAGTCACCCCGGCAATCCGAAATTCCCGGTAGATATTCCCGCCATTGCCGCAGCGGCGGCGCAATATCAGGTCGCGCTTGAACTTAACAACTCCTCTTTTACTCACTCGCGCGTCGGCAGTGCGCCGAACTGTCGCGCTATTGCCGAGGCCGTGCGCGATGCCGGCGGCTGGCTGGCGCTTGGCTCGGACTCCCACACGGCGTTTACGCTGGGTGAGTTCAACGCGTGCCGTAAAATTCTTGATGAAGTAGAATTCCCCGAAGATCGTATTCTTAACGTCTCGCCGCGCCGCCTGCTGAACTTCCTGGAAGCGCGCGGCAAAGCGCCGATCCTTGAACTGTCGGCACTCTGA
- the ghrA gene encoding glyoxylate/hydroxypyruvate reductase GhrA: MEILFWHPSFDAREWSELLAHSLPQARVRVWQPGDDGHADYALVWQPPVEMLQGRKLKGVFVLGAGVDAILERLRAHPGMLREDVPLFRLEDTGMAQQMQEYAVSQVLRWFRRFDDYQALQAQAQWQPLEEYPRETFTVGILGAGVLGAKVAESLRAWDFPVRCWSRSVKNYPGVKSFAGNDQLPAFLSGCRVLINLLPSTPDTVGIINAALLSQLPQGSYVLNVARGAHVVVDDLLAALDCGKLSRATLDVFSPEPLAPDSPLWAHPRVAITPHIGAVTRPPQAVEWIAAAIAKLEQGMSPGGLVDRQRGY, encoded by the coding sequence ATGGAGATTTTGTTCTGGCATCCGTCCTTTGACGCCCGTGAATGGAGTGAACTGTTAGCGCACTCGCTGCCGCAGGCGCGGGTACGCGTCTGGCAACCGGGAGATGACGGTCACGCCGATTACGCGCTGGTGTGGCAACCGCCGGTGGAGATGCTACAGGGCCGCAAACTCAAGGGCGTATTTGTGCTGGGGGCGGGTGTCGACGCCATTCTCGAGCGCCTGCGTGCACACCCGGGCATGTTGCGTGAAGATGTCCCACTGTTTCGCCTTGAAGATACGGGCATGGCGCAGCAGATGCAGGAATATGCCGTAAGCCAGGTACTACGCTGGTTTCGCCGCTTTGATGATTATCAGGCGCTCCAGGCACAGGCGCAGTGGCAGCCGCTGGAAGAATACCCGCGAGAGACGTTTACCGTCGGCATCCTTGGTGCGGGCGTGCTGGGAGCAAAAGTGGCAGAAAGCCTACGGGCATGGGATTTTCCGGTGCGCTGCTGGAGCCGCTCGGTGAAAAACTATCCCGGTGTTAAGAGTTTTGCGGGTAATGATCAACTGCCAGCATTTCTAAGCGGTTGTCGGGTGCTGATTAACCTGTTGCCCAGCACGCCAGACACGGTTGGCATAATCAATGCCGCGCTGCTGTCGCAGTTACCGCAGGGCTCGTATGTGCTGAACGTGGCACGCGGTGCTCACGTGGTGGTGGATGACCTGCTGGCAGCACTCGACTGTGGTAAACTCAGCCGCGCAACGCTGGATGTTTTTTCTCCGGAGCCGTTAGCGCCAGACAGCCCGCTCTGGGCGCATCCGCGAGTGGCCATCACGCCACATATTGGCGCCGTAACGCGCCCGCCACAGGCGGTGGAGTGGATTGCCGCCGCCATCGCTAAACTGGAGCAGGGGATGTCCCCCGGCGGCCTGGTAGACAGACAGCGCGGTTACTGA